A window of the Pseudomonas sp. B21_DOA genome harbors these coding sequences:
- a CDS encoding baseplate J/gp47 family protein — protein MPFETPSLPVLIKRTQSDLAGDSLRQSDAQVLARTLGGAAYGLYGYLDWIAQQILPDKADESTLERIAALRLNQPRKAAQVATGSVGFTATPGAVLDVDTLLQANDGRTYKVIAARTTVNGSNTTTIAALEAGSLGNADAGLTLTPVQPIAGIVGNSFVVLAPGLSGGVARESLESLRSRVIRSYRVIPHGGSASDYETWALEVPGVTRAWCRGGDGGMGIVSLFIMRDDDTQPIPGAEQLAEVQAYIEPLRPVTAEVHVLAPEQVPVTYKIRLSPDTSAVRAAVQAQLHDLHNREAGLGDTLLQSHIREAISSATGEYDHQLIAPVGNVVPTENQLLTFGGCIWEA, from the coding sequence ATGCCGTTTGAAACCCCTTCGCTGCCGGTGCTGATCAAGCGCACCCAAAGCGACCTGGCCGGCGATTCGCTGCGCCAGTCCGATGCGCAAGTGCTGGCCCGCACCCTCGGCGGCGCCGCTTATGGCCTGTACGGTTATCTCGACTGGATTGCCCAACAGATCCTGCCCGACAAGGCCGATGAATCGACACTGGAACGCATCGCCGCGTTGCGCCTGAACCAACCGCGCAAAGCTGCACAAGTGGCTACCGGCAGCGTCGGTTTTACTGCAACACCTGGCGCGGTGCTCGACGTTGACACTCTGCTGCAAGCGAACGATGGCCGCACCTACAAAGTCATCGCCGCGCGCACTACGGTCAATGGCAGCAACACCACCACGATTGCGGCGCTGGAGGCCGGCAGCCTGGGCAATGCCGACGCCGGTCTGACGCTGACCCCGGTGCAACCGATTGCCGGGATTGTCGGCAACAGCTTCGTGGTGCTGGCGCCGGGCCTCAGCGGTGGCGTGGCCCGCGAAAGCCTCGAGTCGCTGCGCTCGCGGGTGATTCGTTCCTATCGGGTGATTCCCCATGGCGGTTCGGCCAGTGACTACGAGACGTGGGCACTGGAAGTACCGGGCGTGACCCGTGCGTGGTGCCGTGGCGGCGATGGCGGCATGGGCATTGTCAGCCTGTTCATCATGCGCGATGACGATACGCAGCCGATTCCCGGGGCTGAGCAATTAGCCGAGGTTCAGGCCTATATAGAACCATTGCGTCCGGTGACCGCCGAAGTGCATGTGCTGGCTCCGGAGCAGGTCCCGGTCACCTATAAAATACGCTTGAGTCCTGATACCAGCGCCGTGCGGGCCGCGGTGCAAGCGCAACTGCATGACTTGCACAACCGCGAGGCCGGTCTGGGCGACACCTTGCTGCAAAGTCATATTCGCGAAGCGATCAGTAGCGCCACCGGCGAGTATGACCACCAACTGATCGCGCCCGTTGGCAATGTCGTGCCGACCGAGAACCAGTTGCTGACCTTCGGGGGTTGCATATGGGAGGCATAA
- a CDS encoding phage tail assembly protein — protein MSGAVKLQVAIEAHGEPLTELVLRRPTVQEVRAIKALPYKIDKSEEVSLDMDVAAKYIAVCAGIPPSSVNQLDLADLNTLSWAVASFFMSAASAPSPT, from the coding sequence ATGAGCGGCGCCGTGAAGCTTCAAGTAGCAATCGAAGCCCACGGCGAGCCTCTGACCGAACTCGTCCTGCGCCGTCCGACGGTGCAGGAAGTGCGAGCGATCAAGGCGCTGCCGTACAAGATCGACAAGAGCGAAGAAGTCAGCCTCGACATGGACGTGGCGGCCAAATACATCGCCGTGTGCGCCGGCATTCCGCCGTCGTCGGTCAACCAGTTGGATCTGGCTGACCTCAACACGCTGAGCTGGGCCGTTGCGAGTTTTTTCATGAGTGCGGCGTCGGCGCCATCACCGACCTGA
- a CDS encoding phage tail tube protein, with product MGQLIAGTCYVKVDGAQLTINGGCEAPLMAVKRETVVPGFYKETDIAPSFKVTALHTADFPLKKLIEGTDITVTCEFSNGKVYVLAGAYLVEEPVSKGDDATIELKFEGIKGTWQ from the coding sequence ATGGGTCAACTGATTGCAGGCACCTGCTACGTCAAGGTCGACGGCGCACAACTGACCATCAATGGCGGCTGCGAAGCCCCGCTGATGGCCGTCAAACGTGAAACCGTCGTGCCCGGTTTCTACAAGGAAACCGACATCGCACCGTCGTTCAAAGTGACCGCGCTGCACACCGCCGACTTCCCGCTGAAGAAGCTGATCGAAGGCACCGATATCACCGTCACCTGCGAATTCAGCAACGGCAAAGTCTACGTGCTGGCCGGCGCCTATCTGGTCGAGGAGCCAGTCTCCAAGGGCGACGACGCCACCATCGAACTGAAATTCGAAGGCATCAAGGGGACCTGGCAATGA
- a CDS encoding phage GP46 family protein — translation MFISQNLHAALTRAVLISLFTWRRAADDDALDDEERFGWWGDSFPTVADDRIGSRLWLLRRVKLTRQTQMDAEFYAREALQWLLDDGHCSAIDIISERLDAQRLNLRTVLTLADGERLDINPDNSWQVIYAV, via the coding sequence ATGTTCATCAGCCAGAACCTCCACGCCGCGCTGACCCGTGCCGTGCTCATCAGTCTGTTCACCTGGCGTCGCGCCGCTGATGACGACGCCCTCGATGACGAAGAACGCTTCGGCTGGTGGGGCGACAGTTTTCCCACGGTTGCCGACGATCGCATCGGCTCGCGGCTGTGGCTGCTGCGCCGGGTCAAGCTGACCCGGCAGACGCAAATGGACGCCGAATTCTATGCCCGCGAAGCCTTGCAATGGCTGCTCGACGACGGCCACTGCAGCGCCATCGACATTATCAGCGAACGCCTCGACGCCCAGCGCCTGAACCTGCGCACGGTCCTGACCCTGGCCGACGGTGAACGTCTGGACATCAACCCCGATAACAGTTGGCAGGTGATCTATGCCGTTTGA
- a CDS encoding baseplate protein: MSEMDNHVTLTVNDMEYGGWKSVEITADLERQFRTFKLDITWQWPGQTVDQRIKPGDPCEVKIGKDLVLTGYVFKAPIRYDGRQISLTIEGSSKTQDLVDCAARNLPSQWQQQPLLTIVRDLASEYGLSVVNEISETTRLTKHTIVPGETAFQSIDRLLSLLRVFSTDNELGQLVLAKPGSGGRASDALELGKNILSANAPMDFSQVFSEYRVIGQQKGSDAKSGAAVSEVESTAADLSFKRRRTTVINEGTQLTFELAQQRAQWESATRMGRAQTTTYQVQGWRQSNGDLWRHNTLVKVKDPVLDFDGDMLISKVTYSLSAQGSVTTLQVAPPHTFDPDPTPPKQSQA; the protein is encoded by the coding sequence ATGAGCGAGATGGACAATCACGTCACGCTGACGGTCAACGACATGGAATACGGCGGCTGGAAAAGCGTCGAAATCACCGCCGATCTGGAGCGTCAGTTCCGCACTTTCAAGCTCGACATTACCTGGCAGTGGCCCGGTCAGACCGTAGATCAAAGGATCAAACCCGGCGACCCCTGCGAAGTGAAAATCGGCAAGGACCTGGTGCTCACCGGTTACGTGTTCAAAGCACCGATCCGCTATGACGGGCGGCAGATCAGCCTGACCATCGAAGGCAGTTCCAAGACCCAGGATCTGGTCGATTGCGCCGCCCGCAACCTGCCCAGCCAATGGCAGCAACAACCCTTGCTGACTATCGTCCGCGATCTGGCGAGCGAATATGGGCTGTCAGTGGTCAACGAGATCAGCGAAACCACACGCCTGACCAAACACACCATCGTGCCGGGTGAAACGGCATTCCAGTCGATCGACCGATTGCTCTCGCTGCTGCGGGTGTTTTCCACCGACAACGAGCTGGGCCAGTTGGTGTTGGCCAAACCCGGCAGCGGTGGCCGCGCCAGCGATGCGCTGGAGCTGGGCAAGAACATCCTGTCGGCCAATGCGCCGATGGATTTCAGCCAGGTGTTCTCCGAGTACCGGGTGATCGGCCAGCAGAAAGGCTCGGATGCAAAAAGCGGCGCGGCGGTCAGCGAAGTCGAGTCGACGGCGGCCGATCTGAGTTTCAAGCGGCGGCGCACCACGGTGATCAATGAAGGCACACAGCTGACCTTTGAGTTGGCGCAGCAGCGTGCCCAATGGGAAAGCGCGACCCGCATGGGCCGCGCACAGACCACCACCTATCAGGTGCAGGGCTGGCGGCAGAGCAATGGCGATTTGTGGCGCCATAACACGCTGGTGAAGGTCAAGGATCCGGTGCTGGATTTCGATGGCGACATGCTGATTTCCAAGGTCACCTATTCGTTGTCGGCGCAGGGTTCGGTGACCACGCTGCAAGTGGCCCCGCCGCATACGTTTGATCCTGATCCGACACCCCCGAAGCAATCCCAGGCCTGA
- a CDS encoding phage baseplate assembly protein: MSLLTRLLARGTVVLANSASKLQSLQMRLTAGEVNDDLEHFEPYGFTSHPLAGAEGVVTFIGGDRSHAIALVIADRRYRLQALAAGEVAIYTDEGDRIHFKRGRIIDIETATLNIRASSAVNFDTPVINQTGKIVSSGDQLAGGISQIKHVHVGVQAGNGQTGAPAGGQ, from the coding sequence ATGAGCCTACTGACACGCCTGCTGGCGCGCGGCACTGTCGTGCTCGCCAATTCGGCATCCAAGCTGCAATCGCTGCAAATGCGCCTCACCGCCGGTGAAGTCAACGACGACCTCGAACACTTCGAGCCCTATGGTTTCACCAGCCATCCGTTGGCTGGCGCCGAAGGGGTCGTCACCTTCATCGGCGGCGACCGTTCCCATGCCATCGCCCTGGTCATCGCCGACCGTCGCTATCGCCTGCAAGCACTCGCTGCCGGTGAAGTGGCGATCTACACCGACGAGGGTGACAGGATTCACTTCAAGCGCGGGCGAATCATCGACATCGAAACCGCCACGCTGAACATCCGCGCCAGCAGCGCGGTTAACTTCGACACGCCGGTGATAAACCAGACCGGCAAGATCGTCTCCAGCGGTGATCAACTGGCCGGCGGCATCAGCCAGATCAAACACGTGCATGTTGGCGTGCAGGCCGGTAACGGTCAGACCGGCGCGCCGGCAGGAGGCCAGTGA
- a CDS encoding YmfQ family protein: protein MGGIRTAVQYQAQLRNLLPSGPAWDPERVPELDAVLVSISQELSRLDARAVDLQNEMDPAGVSELVPDWERVMNLPDPCLGQKPLFDDRRLAVRRRLLAVGSQTIGYFVEIARTQGYPNASVAELRAPRMGRSRFGKGHFGSWQAQFMWTLNTGGRQFIGRRFGASYWGERFGVNPGSALECLIHRSAPAHTRVHINYD from the coding sequence ATGGGAGGCATAAGAACTGCGGTGCAATATCAGGCCCAGTTACGCAACTTGCTGCCCAGTGGTCCGGCCTGGGATCCGGAACGAGTGCCTGAACTGGACGCAGTGCTCGTGAGTATTTCCCAGGAGCTGTCGCGTCTGGACGCCCGCGCCGTTGACCTGCAAAACGAAATGGATCCTGCCGGCGTCAGCGAGTTGGTACCCGATTGGGAGCGGGTCATGAATTTGCCTGATCCGTGCCTTGGACAGAAGCCGTTGTTCGACGACCGTCGTCTGGCGGTGCGCCGGCGCCTGCTCGCAGTCGGTAGCCAGACCATAGGCTACTTCGTCGAAATCGCCAGAACCCAAGGCTATCCCAACGCCAGCGTGGCTGAGTTAAGAGCACCACGAATGGGGCGCTCACGTTTCGGTAAAGGGCACTTTGGCAGTTGGCAGGCGCAGTTCATGTGGACGCTCAATACCGGTGGTCGGCAATTCATCGGCCGCCGTTTCGGCGCCAGTTATTGGGGTGAGCGCTTTGGTGTAAATCCCGGTAGCGCCCTGGAGTGCCTTATCCATCGCAGTGCACCTGCGCATACCCGTGTGCACATCAATTATGACTAG
- a CDS encoding DNA circularization N-terminal domain-containing protein, which produces MNWRDRLLPASFRGVGFWIDQAKTPVGRKGQLHEYPQRDLPFFEDLGQQAKTHDLTAFIIGPDCLEQRDKLLKALEQGRGELVHPWLGRLQVKVGECDMTHTRQDGGLVTFALKFYPDQPLPFPTATVSTQKVLLAKADGLLGSAVARFEQAMTLIKAARIGITNLRNSLTGVYEVIKEQLKPLIEQYRQITELVKAVKELPKEVAAEFKGLLGDIKELKAFAKEGYRGVIADVSQQLEAIRKADAPKITTGKDTNAAAQAMADLVQDTILVKVAQWVASMPVASTPVKLASTPSVAQQSTSPVSRQEVPVSDDMQALRAAVTAAIDPMLAKAGPAHFQAINDVKEALVAHLKAVASSGVRQVSKSFQESFPAVVVAYKQFGDATRVEEVTQRNAITHPGFSPNNVKVSRE; this is translated from the coding sequence ATGAACTGGCGTGACCGTTTGTTGCCGGCATCCTTTCGCGGTGTCGGTTTCTGGATCGACCAGGCGAAAACCCCGGTCGGTCGCAAAGGGCAGTTGCATGAATACCCGCAACGCGACCTGCCGTTTTTCGAGGACCTCGGCCAGCAGGCCAAGACCCACGATCTGACGGCGTTCATCATCGGCCCCGATTGCCTGGAGCAGCGCGACAAGCTGCTCAAAGCGCTGGAGCAGGGCCGTGGCGAACTGGTGCATCCGTGGCTCGGACGTCTGCAGGTCAAGGTCGGCGAATGCGACATGACCCACACGCGCCAGGACGGTGGGCTAGTGACATTCGCGCTGAAGTTCTATCCCGACCAACCCCTGCCGTTTCCGACCGCCACGGTCAGTACGCAGAAAGTGCTGCTGGCCAAGGCCGACGGTCTGCTGGGTTCGGCGGTGGCGCGTTTCGAACAGGCGATGACGTTGATCAAGGCAGCGCGGATCGGCATCACCAACCTGCGCAACAGCCTCACCGGGGTTTACGAGGTGATCAAGGAGCAACTGAAACCTTTGATCGAGCAGTACCGCCAGATCACTGAACTGGTCAAAGCCGTGAAGGAATTGCCCAAGGAAGTGGCGGCGGAATTCAAGGGTTTGCTCGGTGATATCAAGGAGCTGAAAGCGTTCGCCAAGGAAGGCTACCGTGGCGTGATTGCCGACGTGTCGCAGCAGCTCGAAGCGATTCGCAAGGCTGATGCGCCGAAGATCACCACGGGCAAGGACACCAATGCCGCAGCGCAGGCCATGGCCGATCTGGTGCAGGACACGATACTGGTCAAAGTCGCGCAGTGGGTCGCGTCGATGCCGGTGGCGAGCACGCCGGTAAAACTGGCGTCGACACCGTCGGTGGCTCAACAGTCGACGTCGCCGGTCAGCCGTCAGGAAGTCCCTGTCAGCGATGACATGCAAGCCCTGCGCGCTGCGGTGACTGCCGCCATTGATCCAATGCTGGCGAAAGCCGGACCTGCGCACTTCCAGGCCATCAACGATGTAAAGGAAGCGCTGGTGGCTCATCTCAAAGCGGTGGCGTCCTCCGGCGTGCGGCAAGTCAGCAAATCGTTTCAGGAGAGCTTTCCGGCAGTGGTCGTGGCCTACAAGCAGTTCGGCGACGCCACGCGAGTCGAAGAGGTGACTCAGCGCAACGCGATCACCCATCCGGGTTTCTCGCCCAACAATGTAAAAGTCTCGCGGGAGTGA